AACACGTTATATTGCTAACTACTTAGAGCGCTAAGTTGTTAAACAGTTTCAATTTTTATCGTTTCTTTTGTACATTTACTCGTGATTAACACAGTTATACCACTATCAGACCTATTTAGTAACACGCTCATCGACAATTTACGTGAGATTTACCGCGTTAAAACAGACTTTGAATAACATCATACCAGTTTGATTTTCAAAGATTCTTACACTCTTCGTATTGCTAACAACTAGCGCAATAAACTATGATGCCTGTCCTATTCTTTGGTTTATCTAGGCGACATTATGATTAGCGTTTTTGGTCGATGGTACCGACGCAAATTTTCCGATCCTGATGCAGCAATGCTGCTAATACTGATCCTTTTCACCACTGCAATTTTATTGCTGTGGGGCGAACTAATCATGCCAGTACTGGTAGCGGCAGTCATTGCCTATCTGCTCGACTGGCCGGTGACACGACTGGTCAATATAGGTGTAAGCCGCACTTTATCTTGTGCCGTTGTTTTGATGGGCTTTATCACCCTAACGATATTCACCCTCATAGGTCTAGTGCCGATTATTTCAAAGCAAAGCGTAAATCTTATTCAGGAAACACCATTAATATGGCAAAAAGCACAGGAATGGATCTTAACCTTACCTGATAAATATCCTGACTATGTGCAGGTGTATCAAATTCATCAAATGATGGAAGGTCTGAATGATAAATTGGTAGAGGTGGGTGAGACATTGATCTCTGCGTCTTTTAGCAATATCGCAAATTTGGCAGCGCTATTGGTATACGTGATTTTAGTGCCTCTCATGGTTTTCTTTATGCTGAAGGATAAACTGTTTTTCCTCGACAGTATTTCACGCCTTCTACCCAAAGAACGTCGCCTTATTACGCAAGTTGGCCATGAGATGAATTCTCAGATTGCCAATTATATCCGTGGAAAGGTTATTGAAATCATCATTGTAGGCGTGGTGAGTTGTGTCACCTTTGTCTTAATGGACTTACGATACGCCATATTGCTGGGTGTGTTGGTAGGGTTTTCGGTATTAATTCCCTATATCGGC
The DNA window shown above is from Alteromonas sp. KC3 and carries:
- a CDS encoding AI-2E family transporter gives rise to the protein MISVFGRWYRRKFSDPDAAMLLILILFTTAILLLWGELIMPVLVAAVIAYLLDWPVTRLVNIGVSRTLSCAVVLMGFITLTIFTLIGLVPIISKQSVNLIQETPLIWQKAQEWILTLPDKYPDYVQVYQIHQMMEGLNDKLVEVGETLISASFSNIANLAALLVYVILVPLMVFFMLKDKLFFLDSISRLLPKERRLITQVGHEMNSQIANYIRGKVIEIIIVGVVSCVTFVLMDLRYAILLGVLVGFSVLIPYIGAAVVTIPVAVVAMFQWGITPEFWYLMIAYGIIQALDGNLLVPLLFSEAVSLHPLYIIIAVLVFGGLWGFWGVFFAIPLATLVKAVVTAWSSNPVVVTEPVES